The nucleotide window GGCATGACCGCGAACCCGTCATCCGTGAACTCGATGTCCCTGGCCGAGGTCGACCCCGACGTCGCCGCCGCCATGAACGGTGAACTCAGCCGCCAGCGAGACACCCTCGAGATGATCGCCTCGGAGAACTTCGTGCCGCGCGCGGTCCTGCAGGCCCAGGGCAGCGTGCTCACCAACAAGTACGCCGAGGGATATCCGGGACGCCGCTACTACGGCGGCTGCGAGTACGTCGACGTCGTCGAGGACATCGCCCGCAACCGGGCGAAGGAACTGTTCGGTGCGGACTTCGCGAACGTGCAACCGCACTCGGGTGCCCAGGCCAACGCCGCCGTCCTGCAGGCCCTGATGGAGCCGGGGGAGACCATGCTCGGTCTCGACCTCGCCCACGGCGGTCACCTCACCCACGGCATGCGCCTGAACTTCTCCGGCAAGCTCTACGAGAACGCCTTCTACGGTGTGAGCAAGGAAGACTTCCGCATCGACATGGACGAGGTGCGCAAGATCGCCCTCGACGTGAAGCCGAAGGTCATCGTGGCCGGCTGGTCGGCCTACCCCCGCACCCTCGATTTCGAGGCCTTCCGCGCCATCGCCGACGAGGTCGGCGCCCACCTCTGGGTCGACATGGCGCACTTCGCTGGTCTCGTCGCCGCGGGACTGCATCCGTCGCCGGTGCCGCATGCCGACGTCGTGTCCTCGACCGTGCACAAGACGCTCGGCGGACCGCGCTCAGGGATCATCCTCGCCAAGCAGGAGTGGGCGAAGAAGCTGAACTCGGCGGTGTTCCCCGGTCAGCAGGGCGGGCCGCTGATGCATGCGATCGCCGGCAAGGCCGTGGCCCTCAAGATCGCCGGCACCGAGGAGTTCGCCGAGCGCCAGCGCCGCACCCTGTCCGGGGCGAGGATCCTCGCGGAGCGTCTCACCGGATCCGACGTCGCCGAGGCCGGCGTCTCGGTCCTGACCGGCGGCACCGACGTCCACCTGGTGCTCGTCGACCTGCGGAACAGCGCCCTCGACGGTCAGCAGGCCGAGGACCTGCTCCACCAGGTCGGCATCACCGTCAACCGCAACGCCGTGCCGTTCGACCCCCGCCCGCCGATGGTCACGTCGGGTCTGCGCATCGGCACCCCGGCGCTGGCCACCCGCGGCTTCGGCGACGAACAGTTCGCCGAGGTCGCCGACATCATCGCCGGTGCGCTCGCCGCCGGCGACGCCGCCGATGTCTCGGCGCTGCGCGGGCGTGTGTCCAAGCTCGCTCTCGACTTCCCGCTCTACGAGGGTCTCGAGGAGTGGGGCCTCATGAGCCGGATCTGACCTGGATTGCCCGGCCGGGTCCGGCGTCCGTATCCTTTCACCGATGAACGCCCTCACTGAAGACGACCTGATCATCGCGCTCGAGAAGGCTCTTCCCGAGATCGCCGAAGACCACCAGTCAGCCGCGAGTCCGTGGAATCCGCACGACTGGGTGCCGTGGGACGACGGACGCAACTTCGGGTTCCTCGGCGGCAAGGACTTCGACCCGTCCGAGGCCTTCCTGTCCGACGAGGCACGTGCGGGGCTGCTCGCCCTCCTGCTGACCAAGGACAACCTGCCGTCGTATCACCGGGTGCTGGCCAAACACTTCCCGGCCTTCTCCGACTGGCGGCAGCTCGTGGGCGTGTGGACCGCCGAGGACAACCGCCATGCCATCGTGC belongs to Gordonia sp. KTR9 and includes:
- the glyA gene encoding serine hydroxymethyltransferase, which codes for MTANPSSVNSMSLAEVDPDVAAAMNGELSRQRDTLEMIASENFVPRAVLQAQGSVLTNKYAEGYPGRRYYGGCEYVDVVEDIARNRAKELFGADFANVQPHSGAQANAAVLQALMEPGETMLGLDLAHGGHLTHGMRLNFSGKLYENAFYGVSKEDFRIDMDEVRKIALDVKPKVIVAGWSAYPRTLDFEAFRAIADEVGAHLWVDMAHFAGLVAAGLHPSPVPHADVVSSTVHKTLGGPRSGIILAKQEWAKKLNSAVFPGQQGGPLMHAIAGKAVALKIAGTEEFAERQRRTLSGARILAERLTGSDVAEAGVSVLTGGTDVHLVLVDLRNSALDGQQAEDLLHQVGITVNRNAVPFDPRPPMVTSGLRIGTPALATRGFGDEQFAEVADIIAGALAAGDAADVSALRGRVSKLALDFPLYEGLEEWGLMSRI